One stretch of Salarias fasciatus chromosome 19, fSalaFa1.1, whole genome shotgun sequence DNA includes these proteins:
- the LOC115407179 gene encoding uncharacterized protein LOC115407179, which translates to MELKVFTDNIVNMILIFLISHFLSLLVSGSSSTERVSQTPPNIHSKPGEKAEIYCSHSIDSYNTILWYKQSQGELQLLGYMFLTDGYPEPGLDVKMHGDANKNKNSTLTMEKLQVNSSAVYFCAASYHMSSQSDQVHQNPRHVYSQTGETATITCRHELQDYTLILWYKQPSGSSHMELLGHMNVNSELMEDGVTAKLSGGAMKGQTCTFTAEKLQLSSTAVYFCAASRHSATFPCSSIQKPA; encoded by the exons aTGGAGTTGAAGGTTTTTACTGACAACATCGTCAACATGATCCTCATATTTCTCATCAGTCACTTTCTCAGTCTTCTGGTTTCAG GTTCTTCTTCCACTGAACGTGTGAGCCAGACGCCACCAAACATTCACAGCAAACCAggagaaaaagctgaaatctaCTGCTCACACAGCATTGATAGCTACAACACAATTCTGTGGTACAAGCAGTCCCAgggagagctgcagctccttggATATATGTTTTTAACAGACGGCTATCCAGAACCGGGACTGGATGTGAAGATGCACGGAGACgcaaacaagaacaagaacagcacGTTAACCATGGAGAAACTCCAAGTCAACAGCAGTGCAGTGTACTTCTGTGCAGCCAGTTACCACA TGTCTTCTCAAAGTGATCAAGTTCACCAGAATCCTCGTCACGTTTACTCCCAAACTGGAGAAACAGCCACAATCACGTGTCGGCATGAACTTCAGGACTACACCCTGATCCTCTGGTACAAGCAGCCCAGCGGCAGCAGCCACATGGAGCTCCTCGGACACATGAATGTGAATAGCGAGCTGATGGAGGACGGAGTGACGGCGAAGCTGAGCGGCGGTGCGATGAAGGGTCAAACGTGCACGTTCACAGCCGAGAAGCTCCAGCTCAGCAGCACTGCTGTGTACTTCTGTGCTGCTTCTCGGCACAGTGCAACTTTTCCCTGCTCCTCAATACAAAAACCAGCATGA